In Parabacteroides timonensis, the genomic stretch ATAAATGTATTCAACATCCGGATGACCCATGTTGGAACTACTATTTATTTAGTCGTATAATTCGGGTACGTGATTTTAGCCGGTTTGTCCGGAGAATTTTTCTGCTTCCAGATAGTTTTGCCGAGCCACATTTTGCCGGACAGTACAGGTTAATATATGATAAGGATAATACGTGCCTGGCCGATTTTGTCGGGAAGATAGAAAATATAACAACTGAATATGAGCCGATACGTGAACGCTTTAATTTTCTTCCATTGGAACATTCCAACCGGGCAGCTTCTAAGACCGGGAAAAACTGGATGGATTATTATACTCCTTTCACGGCGAGACTGGTGTACTGGAAGTATAAGAAAGATTTCGAGACATTCGGATATGAGGAAGAATATCAAAAGCTGAAATCTTATCTCAAAAATAAGAGTTATGATAAATAAAATTAAGTGTTTAAGGAATATACATTATTGGTTGTTAACTGCCTGGAAAATCCGCAAACTGAATTTTGTAATTATTGGAGCTGAAAAATGTGGTACAACAGCCCTGTTTGACTGTTTGAAAAAACATCCGTATTGTATTGCTCC encodes the following:
- a CDS encoding sulfotransferase family 2 domain-containing protein, giving the protein MACTSIKESMFGKQPDINSLSENSTIELSTEMKEYYKFTFVRNPFKRLVSCFEDKCIQHPDDPCWNYYLFSRIIRVRDFSRFVRRIFLLPDSFAEPHFAGQYRLIYDKDNTCLADFVGKIENITTEYEPIRERFNFLPLEHSNRAASKTGKNWMDYYTPFTARLVYWKYKKDFETFGYEEEYQKLKSYLKNKSYDK